Below is a genomic region from Argiope bruennichi chromosome 11, qqArgBrue1.1, whole genome shotgun sequence.
ttttttttacaaaataagttaaatatttatttttctttcgatgAGTCATTAAATACTACCAGAAAAAATAtcgcaagaaaaataatttccctaaatatatattagattaaaattgtaGTCGCGTAAGTTTAGGAAGTTTAGTTGCTTCAAAGATGTTCCACAACTGAGATTTTTTAGCCTCTTTTAACTCAATATATACTATGTTAAATAGCATTAAGTTTCTGTAACATCGACAAAAACAGTGgtgaaagaaataaacaatatttcttgAAAGTGGCTGACTTAGTGTCTAACAAATGcacatgtaagaaaaaaaaatacatgaccAATTAAATACATATCTCATAAAGATTCGGTGCttcattttatgttaattatttgaaaaaagatataataatctGTTATTATCatagattgttttttaaaatcagttcaaTGGCAAACTTAAAAAAAGGAACTTATAAATTCATCAGGAAATTAAAGGGTTACTATATTTGCTAACTGATGAGCAAAGTTATGTGAGAAAGTAAGGCATTCATCGTGTTGCAGATGCTATATCTACGCCATCCATACATAGATGTGGTTTTCCAGATAACAGAGCTTCTACAAAACCAGTTTTATACACATTGTTAAGACGAAAatcgtaattttgtaaaattctttacaGCAGAATAACAAATCAAGGGTAAAACAAACAATTTAGCTAAATAAAAgtccagaattttatttttaaatatagaacttCCTTACTGCTAGTTAAAAAATACCTCTTCTCATCCAGATAAAAATGTATTCGAAACTTTTGATTCgagaataaatttcaatactgaataatatattttataaataattaaggagattaagataaaaaaaattacatagcaaactctaaattttaatgtattaagataggagtgttttaaaaaactgtttttaacattattattgtaataataaaattaaaaatcttggaTGAAAAGAATACTTTCGGATTTAACTCCAAcaatgaaatcaagaaaaatgttttagtattttAAGTTTACAAGAAATCAGACTGCCTTTATAAACTGATTTGTCTTAACATAATAACTTAAcgcttattttttttacttaaacaaacaaatatatttgtttgataaaccacatttttaagattaatatttaaaacatttgcttTACAAATTGAAAGGTTAAAGGCTCTAAGAAAGTAACTAACAGAccgaaaacaataaattaattaaaatacgagtgaaaagaattaatgaaatgcaaatttaaaagatagGAACAAAGCAGCTATATAATCAAGAACAGTATTTACAGTAAGTagtatatccaaaaaaaaaaatagaaagcagGGGGGGGGGCAATATTAACTGCAAGTCtttgaaaaatgtaaagcaaGGGTTCCAAAATACCGCATGCTGTAATGTGAAAACATGTTGATATTTGAGAAATTGTAACTTTGTATTCCACAAATCTTGTATTGTGCACTTCATCGGGCgtattcttttcttatatttaatttacatgcaAACAGACTTCTTTCAATGCAAAATTTTCGTTTCCAATcctgtttatttctatttatcaGCTTAATTATTGAAGTTTATCTAAGTATCTTGAAATCTCTTTCTATAAATATACGCAATAATTTGAATGTTCCTTAACAACTCATTAGAtctgaaacattcaaaaattatattatgaaatgcattttttttaaacttgtacaAATAATAAAGAGACACTGTaacattcaataaagaaaataaacatagaacacttttgatgaaaacaaaagactcgctttaaaattatattctattcatATAAATGAGCTTGTCTTCCGAAACTTGTTTCATTACGAAAGTTAAGTGGCTAAATTTCCTTCGgggagttttaaaaattaaattcacagtAACTTTATTACTAATGGAAATTCtggagcaataaaataaaacgcaGCATTAAACATCAATGATCCTCGACTACATACAGTAGAGACAACTCTAGTAATTTTATACGAAACATTCTttcttgatgaaattttaataacaaagtgAATTTAAAAGTTAAGTGATGAGTTAAttgataaaatgctaaattttcttTTGGGGACATTTCgggaaagttattaaaattaatttattatcttgaaaatatgttaattaactcCAGCGAATAATTCTCATCATTTTGTATTCTGTCCTGCCTGCTTTATTTCGacctttataaacttttattgataatatttgtgAATGAACATTCGAtgtttaaaaatagtgaaaattagcatttaatttattacattttatgacAATGCAATAAGTTAAATGTTAACAATGctttgaaaccttttttttttccttatttgtcgaatcaaattttattgaattatctaaaaaagaacatttttttaaataccatgctagatttagctaattttttttagaataattatattcgAGCTCCTCCTTTAGAGTGGAATAAATGGAATACATGGattttatacattcaaataaCACACAGAAAACTTAAATGAGAAGTAGCGtgtatattatcaaataatcGTCGTGCAAAGACcttaaatgaaaagtaatatttaaattatcaaatatcatTGAATAAATGCCCATTGGATGGTATCTCAGTGGCTGGTGATAGATCATGCCATTCGTTGGCACAGCTCTTAATAGTGATACGTATAAGTTTATTTTTGGTATCATAGACTGACTACTCGGACCCGCCTGAAGGCACACGGGAAAACTTGAATGATCGGACCAACGAGACAGTAATACTGGCGGAAattgtagttgagtcctaagcaCCATCACCTGTCTCGGTACAATCCATCCAAAGGAAATATGTTttgtcatcgataggaggtagccaTCGCCACTCTTTCTTATATCCACAAGGGTGGCGTATATAAACCAGTTACCATGTCGGTAGCTTCTCATCCTCACATCCTCACTTACGAGGTGCCCCCCATGGAACTCATTTTTGGTAAACATAAAATACATTGGTCTCTAAGATAAATAACACAAAGAAAAGATTCCAAAATCATTGGCAAACACCTTTCATATCTTAGTGTACTAACATAGTGGCATCATTGTATCCAAGTCAAAAGGTGAAATATATCATTCTGCAATAGCCTAGAGCATTCGTTTTCATATTGAAGTTCTTAGGTCATAGAcaaaagtttgtttgtttgtttcttatggcacttaccactgacaagcccgctgttacgaagacagcgatttaagcctgagggggaacgtctcttattttttatagcagcgccaactagggccaagagtacgactttgccactcacgcatcactcattcgcttgcacaacccctttttacaggagggcacattcacacatctcacagatagaacaaccatgcccaaaccgggactcgaacccgggacgcccagatcacggggaagacgcgctacccataGACAAAAGTAACTCTTGCGATCATTTTAAATTCGTTATAGCACTAAAGTGCTCATTAAACTTATTGCTGTTATGTGGTAGATAGAATTGGCATAAAATGTAAGGAAAAGTTAACTCGTATAGCGTTTGAAAGGTCACTCACCGACTAACTGCAAGAAAACAATTCCGTTTCGACTTCTGGCTCTCCTGAAGTCCACTCTACACCTGTACTCCCCTTCGTCCTCTTCGGTGAGATTCTCGAGGTACAGCATGGAAGGGGTGTCGTCCAGACTGAGGCTCACCCGACTGGACACGGCGTGACCTGTGACGTGCCTCGCCTGGTCAATGCTAGTCTTCCGTGCATCCACGCTGTAGATAGGCTTCGTGATATCGTCTTTGTACCAGAGGATGAGAGCCACCGCGTCGTCTTGAACAGGTGGTGTGATGTTGCATGGTAGGGCCACTTTGCTACCTGTGATACCTAGCACGCTTGTCAccgtttctgaaaaaaaaaagaataatatgatcattttgaaattttatgcttgAATGTATAAAGTTAAATCTATAAATGTTTAGTTGCTTCTTTTCATTCATATACTTTTCAAATGCTTCATCTAAACTTATAgacaaattatcaaaaaagtGATAGACATAACATATTacgctattaaaataaaaacattgttcacaaatttagtaattattttcttttaatttttcatattaagtattgaagaaaaatactgcgataatcaaaacattttcagttaaaaattttgcatattttaatcaatatttttttttcgaggGGAGGAGGGAATGACATCTATCTGTCTGTATATTAACAGGATGGCACCGGACAtgttgtttaatatttcttaaagaaaaccTTGAAATAGaagtgacaaatattttatttaacgtaTATACCATCTCTAGTTACACAATTTGCCCATTTGTCCTTCAAATAGCGAATGccctctttaaaattttttttttttctactttgagGTGATCCAGTCAGCAAGCCAGTTTTTGATATCTTCGTAATTGAAGTGTTTCTGGAAAAGTCTGTAAGTTATTGATCAAAGCCATAGGTAGtctgtaaaaatgaaatactatGAGGGTGGTGTCAGAATCCCAACAAATGTGCAAAACGCTGTATCTGATGTCTTTCGCTGTAAGGAAACATTGTCTTGATGCAAAATCATTTTGTCTTGCCTTGAAGACAAATCTATAAGCTGTTCTGTTAATACATGGTTCAAAGGGATGAGTTGTTGAATGCAGAGGACGGCATTTATTGTttcatctgattttaaaagctCTTGATACACCTTACCAAATACAaagatgttaaataatttttaaatcttataaaataaagtatacacCCATGTCTTGTGTTTTGGGAAATTGTCATCCTAAGTTTGTATAAAGATAC
It encodes:
- the LOC129956814 gene encoding nectin-2-like, which produces METVTSVLGITGSKVALPCNITPPVQDDAVALILWYKDDITKPIYSVDARKTSIDQARHVTGHAVSSRVSLSLDDTPSMLYLENLTEEDEGEYRCRVDFRRARSRNGIVFLQLVVPPKKPIITDQNGEILESLIGPYNEGDNLHLICEAEEGKPLPSVTWWRESVLLDDTYTVTPHGVVRNELEILSLKRHDLMAVFTCQASNNNFSQPAVAAVTVDMNCKYR